The DNA segment CCAACTGCCAATACCTCATGAGCTGAGCAATCCCACTGGCTTTGTTCGTATCCTTTTTCAGGATATCCATAATATAATCGCAGGATGGCTGAAGCCGGATATTTTCAACATGCGCAAACATGCTGTAATCATACGCTTTGCCTTCAAATATACTCAATACATCCACTCGCTCATTATTCCATGCTCTGATTTCCGGAATACCGAGATGAAACAAATCAAGAATAAATTCCTTCTCAGCCGGCAGAGGCTTTGTTAAAAAGGTTTTTTCACCATTTACATACAATGGAAGCTCATGCTTTTGCGCAATCGCAAACAGCTTTGTTAGCTGTTCCCTGGAAAACGCATTCTCCCATATTAGTCTTTGCTTTTCATCATAAACGCTAATGCCGCTTCCTCCGATGAAGCCATCCCAGCAGAATTCATTAAATACCGGTAATTCAGCTGCCAGCTGTAATGGTCTGCCACTGCAAAGTGCAACCTTATATCCCTGTTCCTGTAATTTTCTGACAGCTTCCTTTGTGGACGCCAGTACACTGTTTGTCACATG comes from the Erysipelotrichaceae bacterium 66202529 genome and includes:
- a CDS encoding Cof-type HAD-IIB family hydrolase, whose translation is MNIQAVFFDIDGTFYDHVTNSVLASTKEAVRKLQEQGYKVALCSGRPLQLAAELPVFNEFCWDGFIGGSGISVYDEKQRLIWENAFSREQLTKLFAIAQKHELPLYVNGEKTFLTKPLPAEKEFILDLFHLGIPEIRAWNNERVDVLSIFEGKAYDYSMFAHVENIRLQPSCDYIMDILKKDTNKASGIAQLMRYWQLEDGAYMAFGDSMNDCEMLQEAAVGVAMGNAMDALKPYADHICGSSDTPAIYDTLTAYGLIQ